GGCGATGGACGAGTCGCTGACGACCGAGTTCGCCGGCGCGGCCGCGTTCCTCGACGAAACGGCGGACGCCGCCCACGTGTTCAGCTTCGGGTAGTCAGACGCCCGTCATCGCTTCTCGCGTCGCGGCGCAGTTTTCGGGCCACGCTCGACTCCGAACGCGCGCTCAGTCGGCACCCGCCTCCGGATCCGGCCGCGCGACGCTCTCGGCGCAGAAGCCGTCGCCGGTCGGCGCAAGCGAGCGCGCTGCCGGGCCGTTAGGTCCGCCGGCCGGACAGCGCGAGTCGATCGTACTGCCCTTGCGGGGCCCCGAGTTCCCGGAGAGCCTCTGTCAGGAGGCCGCGCATGCGGATTTCGGTCTCCCCATCGGTTCCGACAAGATCCGTCAGTTGATCCGGATCCGTTCGAACGTCGAAAAGCAAGGGATCCGCGTGGCGAGCGTGTGATTCCGCGGGGTAGCGCCAGACTGGGGCCTCCGCGTACGGAAGGAACGACCCGCATTCGGCGTCGGGCCTCGCCCGGGGCGGTTGGAACTGATCCGGATACGGGTTCATCATCGACGCCGAGTAACAGTACGTCGGGTCGTCGGCCTCACAGGGGTGGAGATACGTGTACCGTCCGTCGGTGATGTTGACTGACGAGCCCCAGTAGCCGTAAATCGCCCACTCCCTGATCCGTTCGGTGGTACCCTCGAGCAGCGGAATCAGGCTCCGGCCGTGTCGGCGATCGGCGTCGATTCCGAGCGCGTCGAGGATCGTCGCGTAGAGGTCGACGGCCGAGGTGAGCGCGTCGATCGTCTCGCCCGTCCGAGCGGTCTCGGGGTGCCAGATGAAAAGGGGCGTGTGAGCGAGCACGTCGTAGATCGGGGCGAACGGCTTGCCCATCCACCCGTGGTCGCCGAGGTAGTGGCCGTGATCCGACGTGACGATGACCATCGTGTCCTCCCAGCGCTCCTGCTCGTCGAGCGTCTCGAGAACGCGGCCGAACCAGCGATCGGTCATCGTCGTCTTGGCGGCGAATTGCGCCGTCACGAACTCGACCTGGCGATCGGAGAGCCGCTCGCCACTCCCGCCGGGTGAGTCGGGTCCATCCCCCTCGCCGTCGATGCGCCCGTAGAACGGCCAGATCGTCAGTTCGGAGTCGTCGAGGGGCTCGTCGGTGTACATCGACGCGTACGATTCGGGGACGTCGAACGGCTCGTGAACGTCGAAGCTATCGACGTAGCAGAACCACTCGTCCCACTCCCGGTTCTCCGTGAGCCACTCCGCGGTTCGCCTGAAGACGCGGGGCGCAAAGTACTCGCGTTCGTCCGCGACGTCCGCGACGTTTCGAGCGTAGACCGTTCGATTCACCAGATCGGACGGGGCTCCCGTCTCGGCGTTGAGTTGACTCGCGAACGTTCGGTCCGGCGGCGTTCGTGGATTCGTCCGGTGGGCGTCCCACTCGTGACCGCGAACGAACTCGTACCCGTTGAAGTCCTCGTAGTAGCCGTGACTTCCGTGCTGGAAGTAATGGTAGTGATCGGTGATCAGTTGGGTGACGATACCGGAGGCCCGCGCCAGCCGAGGGATCGGCGCGTCGAAGGGTTCGATCGGCCCCCACGACCGCCACAGGAACTCCTGCGTCCCGGTCAGCCACTCACGGCGAGCGGGCATACACGGGAGGCTTCCGGCGTAGTGCGTGTCGAACACCGCCGCTCGCTCGGCGAAGCGATCGAGGTTCGGCGTCGCCACCTGATACCCGAAGCCCGTCGGTTCGTCCCGATAGACCTCCAACACGTCGCGCCGGAGGCTATCGATCGAGATCAGTACCACGTTCATACCTCAGCCTGAGACCAGGAATCGACTTCACTCTACGGACCGATCGCACGCGGACGATAGACCGGCGCGACGTGCTGCTGGTCAGTTCGTTCCAGTGACGGTCTCACTTCAGGACGGTACCGAGCCTCGATCCGAACTAGCGTTCGCACCCGCGCTCCGTTCGAGGAAATCGCCTCCCGACTACCAGTTACGTACAAATATATTTGATGAGTAGTAGACTATTCGTGGAGGCCTATTTCCGGTCTGCGCTCGTGTGCGTACCTATGGCACGCCAACCCGTTCGGTTCACCCCGTTCTACCTCGCAGGTGCGCTGTTCCTGCTCGCCGGCCTCGTATTGGCTGTCTACCACGGTCTCGAGCAGTTCGATCTCGTTCCGCGACTCGGATGGGTTTCGTGGAGTCACATCCACTTCGTGACGATCGGCGGCTTCACGCAGCTCCTGTTCGGGACGCTCCCCCTACTCACGGCTCGAAAGCTCGATCGACGGCTACCCTCGAAGTGGTACGACTGGCTGAGCTTCGTCGGGCTGAACGGCGGGTTCCTCCTGCTGTGGTACGGACGCGGCTGGAACCACACCTGGGCATTTGACGGCGGTCTGGTTGCGATCTGGCTACTCGTCGCCGGATTGCTGGTCGTGATGCTGCGAATGATCATGCAGAGCGGTCGCGCGTGGAACGCGACGATCGGGCTGTACCTGGCGTCGGTCTTCGTGTTCCTGTGGGGAATCACGTACGCGTACGGACTATTCGCCCACGTCTGGCAGGTTCCCGGAGGCTGGCTCGGCCTGCGCGAAGCCCACGTTCACGCCAACGCCTGGGGATTCCTCGGGCTCGCGGCCATCGGCACGCTCTACGATCTCTTCCCTCGCGTGCTCGGTACCGATCTCTACAGCGAGAAGCTACAGAACTACTCGGCGTGGTTCTTCGTCGTCGGCATCTTCCCGCTGATCACCGGCCCCTGGATCGGAATGGGTCGGACGGTCACGGCAACCGGGCTCGTCCTCTTCGCGACGGGCTTCGCACTGTACCTGTACAATCTCGTCCAGACGTACCGATCGGTGGATTCCCGATCGGGCATCGCGCTGTCGGTGCTGGCCGCCCAGTTCTGGATGCTCGGGCCGGCGGGCTTCGCCCCGTTCGTGTTGTTCGGCGTCGAGTGGGTCGACCCGGCGTACATCGAAGACGGGGCTCTCCACTTCTTTTTCGTCGGCTGGGCCCTCCCCATCGCGCTCGGCGGACTCTTGCTCTATTTCCGAAATCTCCCCGTCCTGCGGAAGGAGCGGTCCGGACTCGGGGACCGGGTCGATTCAGCCGATGCCGTTCCGGACGTGGACGTCCCGTCGGTGATCTCGACGTGGATGGTCTGGCTCTGGAACGGTGCGATCTTGCTCGTGGGCGTCGGGTTCTTCTACCAGGATCAGTCGTGGTCGGCGTACCTCTTCGGGCCGGGATACACCGTCCTCGTCGTCCTGTGGGGCTACGAGTTGGCGCAGGTATTCCGCCTGCGCCGGTCACTCCCTGCTGACACCGAGACGACTGCTGATACTGGTCTTTGAAGATCGACCACACGACGGTGACGTCGGGACCGACGGATTCGTACACCCCTGCTCGGCCAGACGCGGGATCGGCGGCAACGGTACGCGCGGACGGATCCCGTTTCGTTCGATATCGTTGACGAACCCATAGTTTTTTGAAGTCATTCGTGCTAACAGTTGCCACTATGTCCGGAGGCGTAGAGACAGATCCGCCGCTGTTGCAGCGTCTTTACGACCGTATTTGGCTTATTGCACTGGCAGCGATCCTGTTCTGGGCACTGTCGTACGTGCTGTGGGGATACGTCGACATCTTCACCGTACCGCCGGGGTGATTCCGTGACGTCACCACTCAAACCGCCGGACGGCAATTGGTGGAACCAGCCGATCAACAGGCGTGAGGGCATCTGGCTGGGCCTCGCGGGTACCTGGTCGGTCATCATTTTCGGCTGGATGAGCGGTTTCACCCGCTTCGGTGACCAGAATCCGATCGGGGAGACGTACGAGGTCAGCGCCAGCGAGTTTCAGGACAAGTTCTCGGAGTACGAGGATTCCGCGGAGGAGACCGATGCCGGATTAGTACCTCCGGGCGACGACGTGTACATCGCCGGGATACGGTTCTCCTGGCAGGGGACGCCGGTCGTCCTCGAGACCGGCCGGGAGTACGACTTCCACCTCAGCTCGCTGGACGTCCAGCACGGGTTCTCGATCCGGCCAGAACACGCGCTGAGCCAGCAGATGAATTTCCAGGTGCTGCCCGGTTACGAGTGGGTTCTGCCCATGGAGTTCGACGAACCCGGGGAGTACCACATCATCTGCAACGAGTTCTGTGGCCAGGGACACAGAACGATGCACGGGCGGATCGTCGTGAGGGATTCATAGATGTCGACGCTCGGTCTCTTCGATAACGACTACGACGAGGACGGGTTCCGGCGCTGCTCCGTGACAGGGTTGAACGTCCATCGAACCGTCGAGAATCTGGTCAAGTTGTTCGGCCTGTCGGCGGTCGTAGCGATGGTGATCGGCGGCACCTTCGCGTTCTTCGTCGCGATGACGCGGTGGGAGGTGATCGGGTTACT
The nucleotide sequence above comes from Halosolutus halophilus. Encoded proteins:
- a CDS encoding cytochrome C oxidase subunit II — its product is MTSPLKPPDGNWWNQPINRREGIWLGLAGTWSVIIFGWMSGFTRFGDQNPIGETYEVSASEFQDKFSEYEDSAEETDAGLVPPGDDVYIAGIRFSWQGTPVVLETGREYDFHLSSLDVQHGFSIRPEHALSQQMNFQVLPGYEWVLPMEFDEPGEYHIICNEFCGQGHRTMHGRIVVRDS
- a CDS encoding sulfatase-like hydrolase/transferase, encoding MNVVLISIDSLRRDVLEVYRDEPTGFGYQVATPNLDRFAERAAVFDTHYAGSLPCMPARREWLTGTQEFLWRSWGPIEPFDAPIPRLARASGIVTQLITDHYHYFQHGSHGYYEDFNGYEFVRGHEWDAHRTNPRTPPDRTFASQLNAETGAPSDLVNRTVYARNVADVADEREYFAPRVFRRTAEWLTENREWDEWFCYVDSFDVHEPFDVPESYASMYTDEPLDDSELTIWPFYGRIDGEGDGPDSPGGSGERLSDRQVEFVTAQFAAKTTMTDRWFGRVLETLDEQERWEDTMVIVTSDHGHYLGDHGWMGKPFAPIYDVLAHTPLFIWHPETARTGETIDALTSAVDLYATILDALGIDADRRHGRSLIPLLEGTTERIREWAIYGYWGSSVNITDGRYTYLHPCEADDPTYCYSASMMNPYPDQFQPPRARPDAECGSFLPYAEAPVWRYPAESHARHADPLLFDVRTDPDQLTDLVGTDGETEIRMRGLLTEALRELGAPQGQYDRLALSGRRT